The genomic stretch TTGCTTCTGATATTCATTcgttgattttattttttattttgtttcatttctatTACCAACAGTCGATGTAACAAACCGAGGTTCTATTAACGAGTCTtgtatttcaatgaaattttcatctCTTTTTTCCCCTATTCTCGTCGAATATGTATGATCTCGTAAAGATCCATATGTCTGTCTGCTAAAACCACATGTGCCGATGCCAAATGTCAAATACGAGTTAGATTAATGCAAATTCCGTGTAATCGGAAAACTCGGCAACCATGAATCTGCAGTATTGGTTCAGTATTCTGAAAATTGTCGATCAACTCTGCAAAGATATTACATTACGTCTGAATTCTCTTACGCAGTAGTTTACTAATTTACAAgctgtaaactgtaaaattttctttatgatTCGTTGCCTTCTGATCTTTTATcgattttctgaaaaataatatgaaaactaTAATGTATTTTTCCGCATGTTTGTATTCCTGTCTCATGTGAAATCACGACGTTATCGTACCTCGTATTAAcagtaaaaagagaaagaaggaagttGTTAATACAAACATTGTAATTGTCAATAACTAAAAATCAAAACTGAGAgcgcaatatttttattcttgatttttgtcttatttcgaCGTCAAGAATCACCctttaaattatgtaaaatcaGTAGCCGAACACccagtatatatatacaacgagAAAGAGCACGAACGTACCCGAATAGGATCGATTTCGTTTCGAACTAGCGAAAGAACAAAGTCATTCGACAGGAAGATCTTCGTTTCAGTTGCGTCGGACTCTGCTTAAAAAAAGATACTCTTAATAACCTAATCTCGAAAGGTTTGGTGAATGGAGCGCAGCTGAAAGTTCTACCAATAAAACTAATTAGTAACTGGATTTTTCGTAAATGGTTTGCTCTGTACTCGGTGGAACTGCAACAGAACTGTCTCGATTAGAACTAAGACAGACCAGTAAACTTCGCCGAAAATCATTTACATTCCCTTCGTCGTTTTCTTGTCGCGTTGCTGTTTCTCTTGCGGTACGTCCCATGACCAAAACGCTGCTCCGATTTCTTGTCTTTCCGCAGTTCAGAAGTTCTCTTATTCCTTTTTGAAAGTTTCGCGAGAGGAAAGCATATAGAAAAGGATTCAGACAAGAGTTTGTGTAGGAAATTAAAAAAGTGGATAAGGTTAGGAGGGTGCTGAAGTTCGATGATCGATCATAACTCGAGCTCCAGTGGCGCCAGGCGATCCGTGCTTGTTGCGGCAGATTGCATACGGCGAACATCACCACCACTGCGATTAGCATTCTAGAAAATTTCGTCAGTTTCAAATTAACCCGAGGCACTATGCTTGCGGCGTAAAGCTCGAGGTGAAGTCTGCGTGACTCCTGATTCCTGAACTTGcagatatatgtatacgaatATACAGGGTGCCCGCTCACTATTTCTTATCGCTATCTGCGGCCGTGTAACAGACAATGTTTTGAACCGTTGTTTACCGGTGTCGAATGTACTACGaacaacgataaaaaaaaatctcgaaaatactttattttcatAGCGAAAGCAAGGTAACTTGGGTAAGATAAATGggatcatatttttattaacttgaTACTGGGTTTATCGTTGTCGTTATGAAAACAAAGTCGTTCGTACTACACACGACGCCGTTAAAGTTCAGTTCAACAGATTTTTTGTTACATGGTCGCAAACGGCAGAAAAATAGTGAGTCGCGTTAGAGAAATAAGACTTGATTTACTATTTCTCCTGAATTATCATACACACATGTCTCTGTCGCACATTCTCATACTTCCACATCCTTTTCCCACATTTTTCAATTCTGTCCACTCTACTCTATAACAATCAGATAATCAACGCTATGCATTTCTTCCTATCCTATCCGTCTTATCGTTGTTCGACTCTGTCTACTAAtccttttattacatatatctgTTCTTTGATATccattttttctcttctctatttatctttttccctttttactCTATCTATGTTTCTAAATCATTCCACCACTATCGCAATATTTTTCAGTACTTACATTTATTCTTTCCACGCCTGTACATCTTCCCTATATTCCTTTCACGTATCTTGCACATTCCTCTTAATACGTACCTCTCTCCGCTAAGTACCGTGGCATATTCGTCTTCTAAACACGATGCTCAACTTGCGGGTAACTTATACACGAATATAGGACAGATTTCTGGCAATCTTTCTTACCGACTTACCGTTCTTGCAGATTTCAGTGTATTTGCGCGAACGCGTATGCATGTAGTAGTACTGGCGAAAGCAGACGAAATCAGACTTATCTTATTTCTAAATAGAATGGAAGAGAACCAGACAGATAGAATCAGCCAAGTCTCCGAGACTCTACCTCGGCGATAGAGAGTCAACCCTCGACCGATAATATCGGGATATTGCAAGAACCAGAATTACCTcggattttcaatttaatttcattttatcgctGATCTCTAGACTGCGGGTTTTTAtacgtttatgggaaatttgagaGCACAGAAATGCACGTGAAACGCGCATAGCATAACAGgcaaaatagaaatattcaaagaatcgGTATATCTTTAATATCGATTAGCTAAAACAATTCTTCACCTTCTCTTTTGCCTTTATGGACGAGGGATACATTTCAAACGTTATATCCATAAAGATACAAAtgtgcataaatatccgcagtctgctAATAAAACACAGCTCGTACCTTATTACACCGCGTCTGGCGCGAAGCACATTCCTACCGGAACTGTGAACACGATGGAGGCTATCATTTTTGCTTTTAGTCGCCAAATTCGGTCCTCCGAGGGTAGTGCCGCTTCTCCATAACCCGACAGCGATTCTCGTATAAAGGCAGCACATCAGAAGTAGCGGAAGTAAGTAAAGAAAGACGAGATTTACGGCGTCTAACAAAGTTTTGTTGTGCTTCTGGATATTGGCTATGCAAATGATGTCCACGTCGCCGGTAATTAAACGATTCTGTATGGTCTCAACATAGAAGAATCTCGGCAAAGCATAAATCGCGGCAACCATCCAAACTATTCCTATTACCAGTTGTAGTCGGCTTCTTGTCAGCACCGACCTGCACTTAATCGGGTAAACGATAGCCAAGTATCGTTCAATGCAAACCACCATTAGGATTAATACGCTGGCTGTGTAGGAAAGCGCGTGGACGAACATGTATACTTTGCAGAGAAAATCGCCGAGTCGCCAACTGTTCATTAGGTAATTTGTCAACGTTTGATACACGCAAAAGATACCGACGCAGAAATCGGCTACTGCCAGGTTCGCCAAAAAGAAGTTGGTAATACTTCGTAATCGCCGTGAAAATGTTACCACAAAGATTACCATCGAGTTACCTGAAAGCAGAATTCAAAGGGATACGACCTTGAATTTATACATTGCGTCGTTTCTTCCATACGAATGTTTCTCTTAATCCTATCGAAATCGAACGTTTCGCGAACCTTTTTACGTTTATCATTTGTCGCTTAATGCAATGCTTAACAAACTCACGTACAATCGGTCGGTATATTCCGGAAGAGATATTTTTCAGTATCAAATATTTTCTGCATAAATGTTCTTCGATATAGAATTCACGTCTAATATTAATCTTGTAAATTGAACACGTCTATAAGACGCGTGTATTAtaaggaaaattaaattataggTACTGCGCTTTGAAGAATTTGTTACAGACCTATTTTATCGAAAGCTTACGTTCGAAGTTATCACGTATCTCGTGATTCGTATCTCGTGAGAGTATAGATTATAGTGTTTGAAGGTATTTTTTTGGAACAATTGCCTGACTTGAAAGAATAATTATGAAAAGGAATTTGTTCTTTGAATCCTACTGCAAACTcattaaaattgataattatcaTTCTTAGATAAAAATGTTCCACGAAACAAGTCACGAAACAATTAACGTTTTGTTTGGCTCCTTACCTTCATTTTCACATAATTTAACGTTTGATTCCTTTTTAAACGTACcaacaaaatttacataaatcgaTCTCAAGAGAGAATATcttcgaaataaaaaaatatatctttaagTTCTAAAAGTTTGTACTTAATAATTTTGCAAACTAGATACGTTTCAGAGGCGCGAAtataaattttggaaaaatttgcTAATTCTTTTATATCAGGCTTTTTCAAAGATAAAAGCGAGTATCCTGCATATATTTTTGAGTCGTTGTCTAAATATCTATAATACAAATAAGTAAGGAagcttcaaattttatcaaaacttTCATTGCTTTACACGATATTCCTGCTTCTCTTCTTGTGATAGGCCGATGGAAAGTTTCAAAGCATGCGATGCGGATACGGATCAAATTCGTTTTGACACTCAACTGGTAATTTGATCGATCTAGATCGAGACGATCACTTACCGATAAAGCAGAAAACGAAGACGATGGAATAGAGCGTAATAAAAATTACTCTGACATCGGTCCTGTCAAGAATGTACTCCTCGTTTAgagatatatcgtgtaacgaaGTTTCGTTGTCCATCAAGCTTTTTTTATCACGAATTTTACGAAAGACGGCGTCACGGTTGTCGATCATTCTGAAACGAGACTACaaggaatacaaaattattactcTGCAATATCGAAAGCGTAACTTGTTGAAGATACAAGTAAAAATAATACAACATAAAGTTTATCTTTATTAATCTTCTAATTCACAATTCGTAGATGGCTCACGAGAGGTTAAGTCAAGTTACTTGTTACTGAATGAGTAATCCAAATTTTTCAACTC from Bombus terrestris chromosome 16, iyBomTerr1.2, whole genome shotgun sequence encodes the following:
- the LOC100646520 gene encoding trissin receptor isoform X2 is translated as MIDNRDAVFRKIRDKKSLMDNETSLHDISLNEEYILDRTDVRVIFITLYSIVFVFCFIGNSMVIFVVTFSRRLRSITNFFLANLAVADFCVGIFCVYQTLTNYLMNSWRLGDFLCKVYMFVHALSYTASVLILMVVCIERYLAIVYPIKCRSVLTRSRLQLVIGIVWMVAAIYALPRFFYVETIQNRLITGDVDIICIANIQKHNKTLLDAVNLVFLYLLPLLLMCCLYTRIAVGLWRSGTTLGGPNLATKSKNDSLHRVHSSGRNVLRARRGVIRMLIAVVVMFAVCNLPQQARIAWRHWSSSYDRSSNFSTLLTLSTFLISYTNSCLNPFLYAFLSRNFQKGIRELLNCGKTRNRSSVLVMGRTARETATRQENDEGNVNDFRRSLLVCLSSNRDSSVAVPPSTEQTIYEKSSY
- the LOC100646520 gene encoding trissin receptor isoform X1 codes for the protein MQRALSDTHFQLIDQSRFRMIDNRDAVFRKIRDKKSLMDNETSLHDISLNEEYILDRTDVRVIFITLYSIVFVFCFIGNSMVIFVVTFSRRLRSITNFFLANLAVADFCVGIFCVYQTLTNYLMNSWRLGDFLCKVYMFVHALSYTASVLILMVVCIERYLAIVYPIKCRSVLTRSRLQLVIGIVWMVAAIYALPRFFYVETIQNRLITGDVDIICIANIQKHNKTLLDAVNLVFLYLLPLLLMCCLYTRIAVGLWRSGTTLGGPNLATKSKNDSLHRVHSSGRNVLRARRGVIRMLIAVVVMFAVCNLPQQARIAWRHWSSSYDRSSNFSTLLTLSTFLISYTNSCLNPFLYAFLSRNFQKGIRELLNCGKTRNRSSVLVMGRTARETATRQENDEGNVNDFRRSLLVCLSSNRDSSVAVPPSTEQTIYEKSSY